A portion of the Podospora pseudoanserina strain CBS 124.78 chromosome 2, whole genome shotgun sequence genome contains these proteins:
- a CDS encoding hypothetical protein (COG:S; EggNog:ENOG503P2H4) has translation MADKPILILGSTGPSGICLLRELLHRKKRVIAFVRPTSASKIPADLVSSNPDNLQVVHGQIDDDVALGEAVAQCSAIISLMGPVQESMSSRTPLPYPAFYENHVLPVMKKHGIKRIAAMGTISIYTEDDTAVFSRWILRTGVSWMFPAAYNAMLGIASVFKEEADIYWTIFRLPMLLGGSDETAWKADREKGEAQAGPVSNAWTGKLNRSILAKWLADWAENEGKWVRELPALSS, from the coding sequence ATGGCAGACAAACCAATCCTCATTCTGGGCTCGACCGGGCCCTCCGGCATCTGCCTTCTCCGCGAGCTTCTTCATCGCAAGAAGCGAGTTATCGCCTTTGTGCGCCCAACCTCCGCTTCCAAAATCCCAGCCGATCTCGTGTCTTCCAACCCCGACAATCTTCAGGTGGTGCATGGCCAGATCGACGATGATGTAGCCCTCGGTGAAGCCGTTGCTCAGTGCAGCGCAATCATATCCCTCATGGGCCCAGTCCAGGAGTCCATGTCGTCTCGTACACCACTTCCATATCCGGCATTCTACGAAAACCACGTGCTGCCCGTGATGAAGAAGCACGGGATCAAGCGCATTGCTGCAATGGGCACGATCTCCATCTATACAGAGGACGACACTGCCGTCTTTTCGAGGTGGATTCTGCGAACAGGCGTGAGCTGGATGTTCCCAGCCGCATATAATGCCATGCTTGGGATTGCTAGTGTTTTCAAGGAAGAAGCAGACATCTACTGGACCATCTTTAGGTTGCCCATGCTCCTGGGAGGAAGCGATGAGACGGCTTGGAAGGCAGACCGTGAAAAGGGTGAGGCTCAAGCTGGCCCGGTGAGCAACGCCTGGACGGGAAAGTTGAACAGATCAATTCTAGCCAAGTGGCTCGCCGACTGGGCTGAGAATGAGGGAAAATGGGTACGAGAACTGCCTGCCTTGAGTAGCTGA
- a CDS encoding hypothetical protein (EggNog:ENOG503PFYK), producing MQLSLGLLALWASTSLGQSMQECTRELARTDECADVINPNACYNMYRFNSARTLSCIEGKDDAERKRKACMCCTCVGTVMCNWLRTNRYC from the exons ATGCAGCTGTCCCTCGGTCTCCTCGCCCTGTGGGCTTCCACGTCCCTAGGACAGTCGATGCAGGAGTGCACACGAGAGCTCGCCAGGACAGATGAATGCGCCGATGTTATCAACCCCAATGCGTGCTACAACATGTACCGGTTCAACAGCGCGCGAACATTGTCATGTATCGAAGGCAAGGATGATGCcgaaagaaagagaaag GCTTGCATGTGTTGCACGTGTGTTGGGACCGTCATGTGCAACTGGCTGCGGACGAATCGTTACTGTTGA
- a CDS encoding hypothetical protein (COG:G; EggNog:ENOG503NVM3): protein MLRPRRCKLCLRRSYPAHLPSWFPACRNAAVNMTPTNHDSKDTKEVASPSPKILADEKKTDTGLSSSDSGSVSQESLVDADGYGSTNDHIFSDPAVADHWRTTYENVNYENRHRFDPSFTWSAEEERKLVKKIDRRIMLWAWIMFCGLDLHRRNINRAITDRMLEEIGMDTNDFNYGQTLFLASFLVAELPSGLISKRVGADRWIPFLICSWSIVAGSQAFLKTKAGFYVIKVLLGFLMGGFIPDIVLWLTYFFKSNELPTRLAWFWTALSTVNIVGSLLAAGILKMRGIGGWSGWQWLFLLEGIVTLLIGTFSWVLMPPGPCQTRNWFRGKDGWFSDREESIIVNRLLRDDPSKGDMNNRQGVGLVLLWKTIKDWEMWPLYLIGLTTYIPPSPLNTYMSFILRQMGFGVFEANLMAIPAQFMFAVNLLIITWVSKRFKERSIVSSISNIWMFPFFVALVAYPNASPWARYGIMTGLLSYPYCHAILVGWNARNSNAVRTRAVSAALYNMFVQSGNILASNIYRDEDRPFYVRGNRILLGIVCYNIVQFYFVKAFYIWRNKLRDAKWNELTPEQQEDYTLNSEDEGLKRLDFRFAH from the exons ATGTTACGTCCGCGGAGATGCAAACTGTGTCTCAGGCG GTCCTACCCAGCACATCTTCCATCTTGGTTTCCGGCCTGCCGGAACGCTGCCGTCAACATGACTCCCACCAACCACGACTCCAAAGACACAAAGGAGGTGGCCTCTCCGTCGCCAAAGATCTTGGCtgacgagaagaagacggatACCGGCCTCAGCAGCTCAGACTCTGGTTCAGTCTCCCAAGAGTCACtcgttgatgctgatggtTATGGCTCAACCAACGATCACATCTTTTCTGATCCGGCTGTGGCGGATCACTGGCGCACCACATACGAAAATGTAAATTATGAGAACAGACATCGCTTCGACCCCAGCTTTACCTGgtcggccgaggaggagcggaaGCTGGTCAAGAAGATTGACCGTAGAATCATGCTTTG GGCATGGATCATGTTTTGTGGTCTCGATTTGCATCGTCGAAACATCAACCGCGCCATTACGGATAGGATGCTGGAAGAGATTGGCATGGACACGAACGACTTCAATTACGGCCagaccttgttcttggcgTCTTTCTTGGTGGCAGAACTTCCATCTGGGCTCATCAGCAAGAGGGTCGGTGCTGACCGTTGGATTCCCTTCCTCATCTGCAGCTGGTCCATTGTGGCTGGCTCGCAGGCGTTCCTCAAGACCAAGGCTGGATTTTATGTCATTAAGGTGTTATTGGGCTTCCTGATGGGCGGGTTCATCCCCGACATCGTGCTGTGGCTCACCTACTTCTTCAAGTCCAACGAACTGCCCACCCGTCTCGCCTGGTTCTGGACGGCCCTCAGCACGGTGAACATTGTCGGTTCTCTTCTCGCTGCTGGCATCCTCAAGATGCGAGGAATTGGTGGCTGGAGTGGTTGGCAGTGGCTCTTTCTGCTCGAAGGCATCGTGACACTCCTTATCGGCACCTTTTCGTGGGTTCTCATGCCCCCCGGACCCTGTCAAACCCGTAACTGGTTCCGGGGCAAAGACGGCTGGTTTTCAGACCGCGAGGAATCCATCATTGTGAATCGGCTGCTCCGCGATGACCCCTCCAAGGGCGACATGAACAATCGCCAGGGTGTtggtcttgtcctcctctGGAAGACCATCAAGGACTGGGAGATGTGGCCGTTGTATCTCATTGGTTTGACCACCTACATCCCCCCCTCGCCCCTCAACACCTATATGTCCTTCATTTTGCGACAAATGGGCTTTGGCGTCTTTGAAGCCAACTTGATGGCCATTCCGGCTCAGTTCATGTTTGCCGTCAACTTGCTCATCATCACTTGGGTGTCCAAGCGATTCAAAGAGAGGTCAatcgtctcctccatcagcaaCATTTGGATGTTTCCCTTCTTCGTGGCCTTGGTCGCATATCCGAATGCTTCTCCATGGGCTCGCTATGGAATCATGACTGGTCTTTTGTCCTACCCTTACTGCCACGCCATTCTGGTCGGCTGGAACGCACGCAACAGCAACGCGGTCCGGACAAGAGCCGTGTCGGCTGCCCTTTACAATATGTTTGTCCAGAGCGGCAACATCCTCGCCAGCAACATTTACCGTGACGAGGATAGGCCGTTTTACGTTCGTGGAAACCGGATTCTGCTTGGTATTGTCTGTTACAACATTGTGCAGTTTTACTTTGTCAAAGCCTTTTACATCTGGAGGAACAAGCTGAGGGACGCCAAATGGAATGAGCTCACACCGGAGCAACAGGAGGATTATACTCTCAacagcgaggacgagggcCTGAAAAGACTGGATTTCCGGTTTGCTCACTGA
- the MUP3 gene encoding low-affinity methionine permease (COG:E; EggNog:ENOG503NVX7) — MPNQSTSHGETTPLLRAPPSAAVVHISQGHRRQKSSSTSASSTTLKSGDIISTTRRDIEDDVLPETAVLGRTLGWRSAYILIISRVIGSGIFATPGSIVSSVGSIGLSLTLWVAGAVLSWFGLAVGLEYGCMLPRSGGDKVYLEFTYRRPRFLASTIVAVHAVLLGFTASNCIVFGEYTLFALGKQPSEHKVEVRALAVALMTLITLIHGCFLRTGIFIQNLLGWIKIGLIMFMTLASAVVVLAGYRPTTPSETTRLLLPSWDSIWEGSVWNWGIISTALFKVFYSYAGLQNVNNVLNEVRDPVKTLKSAAPTALFTACLLYFLVNVAYFLIVPLDEIKQSGELIAALFFQRLLGETTGRIFLPLAVAISAAGNVMVVTFSLARLNQEIARQGLLPYGHLWSSSQPLGAPLGALMVHYIPSVVVICVPARNIYSFILDVEGYPGQFFVLATSLGLIWLRKTRPDLRRPYKAFLPAVWARIVLSIAMIAAPFMPMAGESHGDHLFRVSYALLGISVLLLAVLYWFVLVVVLPKLGGYELDETTEVLGDGTAITKLIRVAKEDEHTT; from the exons ATGCCTAACCAGTCAACTTCACATGGAGAGACAACACCTCTTCTTCGAGCGCCTCCCTCAGCTGCCGTCGTCCACATCAGCCAAGGCCACCGACGTCAGAAATCCAGCTCGACATCCGCCTCGTCCACAACACTCAAAAGCGGTGATATCATCTCGACAACTCGCAGAGACATTGAAGATGATGTGCTTCCCGAGACAGCCGTCCTGGGACGTACTCTAGGTTGGAGAAGTGCCTACATTTTGATCATCTCGCGGGTCATCGGGTCTGGCATCTTTGCAACTCCGGGGAGCATAGTCAGTTCAGTGGGGAGTATCGGTCTCAGCCTCACCCTTTGGGTCGCCGGTGCCGTTTTGAGTTGGTTTGGATTGGCTGTTGGATTGGAATATGGATGTATGCTTCCGCGCTCAGGTG GCGACAAGGTATACTTGGAATTCACTTATCGTCGCCCTCGATTTCTGGCGTCGACCATTGTAGCTGTTCACGCTGTACTTTTGGGGTTCACGGCAAGCAACTGTATCGTTTTTGGCGAGTACACCCTCTTCGCACTCGGGAAGCAGCCCTCGGAACACAAAGTCGAGGTTCGGGCTCTCGCTGTGGCTTTAATGACGCTGATTACCCTCATTCATGGTTGCTTTCTTAGGACGGGGATATTCATCCAAAACCTGCTGGGTTGGATCAAGATTGGCTTGATCATGTTTATGACACTTGCTTCTGCCGTGGTGGTCCTGGCCGGCTACCGtcccacaaccccatccGAAACCACGCGGCTACTGCTACCTTCCTGGGATAGTATCTGGGAGGGGTCTGTCTGGAACTGGGGCATCATCAGCACTGCCTTGTTCAAGGTTTTCTACTCGTATGCGGGACTGCAAAACGTCAACAATGTGCTCAACGAAGTGCGGGACCCAGTCAAGACGCTGAAATCAGCCGCACCCACTGCCTTGTTTACAGCTTGTCTCCTCTACTTTCTGGTCAATGTCGCCTATTTTCTCATTGTGCCATTGGATGAGATTAAGCAGAGTGGTGAGCTGATTGCAGCGCTGTTCTTCCAGAGGCTGCTGGGGGAAACGACCGGGCGGATCTTCCTGCCTCTAGCTGTGGCTATTTCGGCTGCTGGAAATGTTATGGTTGTCACATTCTCCTTG GCGAGACTGAACCAAGAGATTGCTCGCCAGGGTCTCCTACCTTATGGACATCTCTGGTCGTCCTCTCAGCCGTTGGGAGCCCCTTTGGGAGCACTCATGGTCCATTACATCCCctctgtggtggtgatatgcGTCCCAGCTCGCAACATATACTCCTTCATTCTTGATGTGGAAGGATATCCTGGTCAGTTCTTTGTTTTGGCGACTAGTCTTGGTCTCATTTGGCTTCGGAAGACGAGACCAGATCTGAGACGTCCATACAAAGCATTCCTACCTGCAGTGTGGGCACGAATCGTGTTATCTATTGCCATGATTGCAGCCCCATTCATGCCCATGGCTGGTGAGAGCCATGGTGATCATTTGTTCAGGGTCAGTTATGCATTGCTGGGCATTTCCGT ACTTTTATTGGCGGTTCTCTACTGGTTTGTGCTTGTCGTTGTTCTTCCTAAACTAGGCGGATACGAATTAGACGAAACAACCGAGGTCTTGGGGGATGGCACAGCTATTACAAAACTCATCCGTGTTGCAAAAGAAGACGAACACACCACTTGA
- a CDS encoding hypothetical protein (EggNog:ENOG503P4U8), which translates to MDPKALNQSLSAPTLRRTTDPIRPRPIMPWGRVIVYGLSAGFLGVAAMTVSEKVEQFFTGRPNSYVPAKTLAALLGVTPQSDQQLWGLNMAMHYGQGAAAAVIRAVASYSLGMRGPFTDFMFMGVRLLIDQTLENWTGVGALPWTWPVDEQVVDLLHKGVFAFATGYLVDWWIQ; encoded by the exons ATGGACCCCAAAGCTCTTAACCAAAGCCTATCTGCACCAACCTTGCGGCGGACCACAGACCCAATCCGTCCTCGGCCCATCATGCCCTGGGGTAGAGTGATAGTATATGGTCTGTCGGCCGGTTTCTTAGGAGTTGCTGC TATGACGGTTAGCGAAAAAGTCGAACAGTTTTTTACAGGCCGCCCCAACTCCTACGTGCCAGCCAAAACTCTCGCTGCGTTGCTTGGGGTCACTCCTCAAAGCGACCAGCAGTTGTGGGGTCTCAACATGGCAATGCATTATGGCCAAGGTGCAGCTGCTGCCGTGATCAGAGCAGTTGCAAGTTATTCTTTGGGCATGAGAGGGCCATTCACCGACTTTATGTTTATGGGTGTTAGGCTGTTGATTGACCAGACGCTGGAAAATTGGACGGGCGTTGGAGCTTTGCCTTGGACCTGGCCGGTAGACGAGCAAGTCGTGGATCTGCTGCACAAGGGCGTTTTTGCATTTGCCACAGGGTATTTGGTGGACTGGTGGATTCAGTAA
- a CDS encoding hypothetical protein (EggNog:ENOG503PQN4), translating into MELFPDLGAWLFRSVRRDTFAESPILTIQRLKLLPQPIGDSDKDVLVGAVLNLGSSLSQALHILLELLPEDKAGERLGEILCPTLGQLLASLQTTLSAFEDQTPTRQVSLRGGQLKHSRSESALRSAASLPKLTPRPLTPILMKRTPPETPKTPRPSEGVIHTRFVSSPLRFARPAANQTRSRHHRKDTEEFPRLHEDISTPHRQHEQKRKPPTPPASYRQETSGLHNALKSELRVQAAIRVAVDSLEFAESQLQLVKEINQLHGGSFDLMRKNFYSGYNNLLLRALELEQLESERSSSRPVTNNDPSRWGHQRQQPSIHVSFPANMPTPPYKASSPLRAGMSRGNTTVPARMPTSDSEGEIGSRQGMTRRNTIQGIKQENDQDFVRPAIKRRLSLAEELALAGDDSDSEYGHSGSENGDESATDMAGEASEEEASQQSESQADSDNDDGRYDSDHHGGGGEESSSSSNEFAMGEHDGRNDPTVKQAKYL; encoded by the exons ATGGAGCTTTTCCCTGACCTGGGGGCATGGCTGTTCCGTTCTGTCAGGCGCGATACCTTTGCCGAAAGCCCCATTCTAACAATCCAGAGGCTTAAGTTGCTCCCCCAACCAATCGGAGACTCGGACAAGGACGTGCTGGTCGGTGCTGTCCTCAACTTGGGATCCAGTCTGTCTCAGgccctccacatcctcctcgaatTGCTGCCCGAAGATAAAGCCGGCGAGCGCCTCGGGGAGATACTCTGCCCAACACTGGGGCAGCTTCTGGCCTCTCTTCAAACTACCCTGTCTGCTTTTGAAGACCAGACACCGACAAGACAAGTATCTTTACGAGGTGGACAACTGAAGCATAGCCGGTCTGAATCAGCGCTGCGATCCGCAGCCAGCTTGCCCAAACTCACTCCCCGTCCACTTACACCGATATTGATGAAAAGGACGCCGCCTGAGACTCCAAAGACACCTCGGCCAAGCGAAGGTGTGATCCATACACGTTTTGTCTCCAGTCCGTTACGATTTGCGAGACCAGCTGCCAACCAGACAAGGTCACGCCATCATCGAAAAGACACAGAAGAGTTTCCGAGGCTACATGAAGATATCTCTACCCCACATCGACAACATGAACAAAAAcgcaaaccaccaacacctccagcaTCTTACAGGCAAGAAACATCCGGCCTTCACAATGCTCTAAAGTCCGAGTTGAGAGTCCAGGCTGCCATCAGGGTAGCAGTTGACTCTTTGGAATTTGCCGAAAGTCAGCTCCAGCTAGTCAAAGAAATTAATCAATTGCATGGAGGCA GCTTCGATCTTATGCGAAAAAACTTCTACTCTGGCTACAATAACCTCTTGCTACGTGCCCTCGAACTTGAGCAGCTGGAGTCTGAGCGGTCGTCATCAAGGCCAGTTACTAACAACGATCCGTCGAGGTGGGGTCATCAAAGACAGCAGCCATCTATACATGTTTCTTTCCCAGCAAACATGCCCACGCCGCCCTACAAAGCCTCGAGCCCTCTTCGGGCTGGCATGTCGAGGGGCAACACAACAGTCCCAGCGAGGATGCCAACCTCGGACTCGGAGGGAGAGATTGGTTCAAGACAAGGAATGACGAGGAGAAACACAATACAGGGCATCAAGCAAGAGA ATGACCAAGACTTTGTTAGACCAGCCATTAAACGTCGATTATCGCTAGCAGAAGAATTAGCACTGGCGGGTGACGACTCTGACTCTGAGTACGGCCACAGCGGCAGTGAGAACGGAGATGAGTCTGCTACCGACATGGCGGGTGAAGCGAGTGAGGAAGAGGCGAGTCAACAGAGCGAGAGTCAGGCTGACAGTGACAATGACGATGGTCGGTATGATAGCGACCACCAcggcggtgggggggaagagagtAGCAGCAGCTCAAACGAGTTTGCCATGGGAGAGCACGACGGAAGGAACGACCCGACAGTGAAACAGGCGAAGTATTTATAA
- a CDS encoding hypothetical protein (EggNog:ENOG503PA19; COG:S), with amino-acid sequence MKWNAILAASGLLSPTQALLRFGCSQLTVQRLDPLVNPGQSPSPHLHQIIGGNSFNISMDPKDGFDLPKLSTCTSCQFTEDFSNYWTAVMFFRARNGTFKRVPQIAQNGMEGTNGGMVVYYMSDALFDTAQKSKVTAFKPGFRMLVGDPSYSTRDQARDWRQLTFTCMESQASRAPEYISFPPTPCRGGIMANHRFPTCWDGVNLDSPNHRDHVAYPETGTFESGGRCPASHPVRLPQILLETVWDTRAFNNKEDWPADGSQPFFWSSGDGSGFANHADYVFGWEGDSLQRAMDAHTYVSAPMLKTQTIAQQNKCTVRDFVREDFSGWLKQLPGVAM; translated from the exons ATGAAGTGGAACGCCATTCTCGCCGCCTCTGGGCTGCTGTCGCCCACCCAGGCTTTGCTTCGGTTTGGGTGCTCCCAGCTGACAGTACAGAGGCTAGATCCGTTGGTGAATCCCGGCCAAAGCCCATCGccccatcttcatcaaaTTATTGGAGGT AACTCTTTCAATATCTCCATGGACCCGAAAGACGGGTTCGATCTCCCCAAGCTCTCAACATGCACGTCTTGCCAGTTCACCGAAGACTTTTCCAATTACTGGACAGCCGTTATGTTCTTCCGTGCCAGGAATGGCACCTTTAAGAGAGTACCCCAGATTGCCCAGAATGGTATGGAGGGAACCAACGGCGGCATG GTTGTTTACTACATGAGCGATGCCCTTTTTGACACAGCACAAAAGTCAAAGGTCACCGCTTTCAAGCCCGGCTTTCGCATGCTGGTCGGCGACCCATCATACAGCACGCGAGACCAAGCCAGAGACTGGCGCCAACTGACCTTTACCTGCATGGAGAGCCAGGCCAGCCGTGCCCCCGAGTACATCAgcttccccccaactccctgCCGCGGTGGAATCATGGCGAACCATCGATTCCCGACTTGCTGGGATGGTGTCAACCTGGATTCTCCCAACCACAGAGACCATGTTGCCTACCCCGAGACAGGCACATTTGAGTCCGGAGGCCGATGCCCAGCTTCCCATCCTGTGCGGCTGCCCCAGATCTTGCTCGAAACAGTGTGGGACACGCGTGCCTTTAACAACAAGGAAGACTGGCCTGCTGATGGCAGCCAGCCATTTTTCTGGTCGAGCGGAGATGGCAGTGGCTTCGCCAATCATGCCGATTACGTCtttggctgggagggggaCTCGCTCCAAAGAGCCATGGACGCGCACACCTACGTCAGCGCGCCCATGCTCAAGACTCAGACCATTGCACAGCAGAACAAGTGCACTGTTCGTGATTTCGTCAGAGAGGACTTTTCAGGAT GGCTCAAACAATTGCCGGGCGTTGCTATGTAA
- a CDS encoding hypothetical protein (EggNog:ENOG503P0MD), with the protein MPTASKVSHIIGAVGLVLVTVLYIALLLIPWVYTCDLSTGPVWVSNPKTWTELPRGVEPINVDRMADYDKAIKILNTITSIFAIPVVYAVVQRAASVGSQSKHNLWDNAALSWLAVILIMITLILPPIRTLVVSHETIKVPTSFLGQGVKALDATPQMLEMVSENGVVEKVKHGLVNSQESDRHPQLWPEAGQASDVSTTPSLGGFRPANEPDIMDLSHQHMFVSLVPRLNTGYYRSHALRMKSLPDCKAIAQFLPVCSGPRPFARVFESPNTLVTVCVPGASGRSPWPDRSQDRREIKEDLFIRMVRNVLTGDVRNPSQIRHQKIYHCTATTTRGYFELPNYLNEEKVGPLLNTFPDLGLDDLEGHFVDVSPNRDVPLGSPDFVQNFTSDPFLSLGPTEPSNIAPGPLMISAQALFGNQTWFHTLARAFVNSTASNNSSLPRLDALETLQMVCSENNMPLARFSAFPPAEMVISDRRMSKECQSVLTPRSRQEDRITEQQAATKLENMMNDFLSVFERGPNTTLWTAMVLANEAVLQAATQDSTLARKVFVDLGQVMTNKPVLTQGAVVGVSLLVAFQVLGLVVLGVYLMIGSFEPAWFIKRFAGDGETGAGSKGVTNEYDEEPLRDLSTPAGSERR; encoded by the exons ATGCCAACAGCCTCAAAAGTTAGCCACATCATCGGGGCAGTCGGTCTGGTTCTTGTCACCGTCCTGTACATTGCGCTTCTGCTGATACCATGGGTCTATACATGTGACCTCAGCACCGGCCCCGTCTGGGTATCAAATCCCAAGACGTGGACAGAGCTACCTCGTGGGGTTGAACCCATCAATGTGGACCGCATGGCTGACTACGACAAAGCGATCAAGATCTtgaacaccatcacctccatcttCGCCATACCAGTCGTGTACGCCGTCGTCCAACGTGCTGCCAGTGTTGGGTCGCAGTCCAAGCATAACTTGTGGGACAATGCCGCCTTGTCGTGGTTggccgtcatcctcatcatgaTCA CTCTGATTCTACCTCCCATTCGCACTCTTGTCGTGAGCCATGAGACCATCAAGGTTCCAACCTCCTTTCTCGGCCAAGGTGTTAAGGCTCTTGACGCTACACCTCAAATGCTAGAGATGGTGAGCGAAaatggggtggtggaaaaaGTCAAACACGGCCTGGTCAACTCCCAAGAGTCTGATAGACACCCACAGTTATGGCCCGAAGCTGGCCAGGCATCAGACgtgtcaacaacaccctcactCGGCGGGTTTCGTCCAGCCAATGAGCCTGACATAATGGATCTTTCCCACCAACACATGTTTGTTTCATTAGTCCCCAGACTGAACACGGGCTACTACCGAAGCCATGCTTTGCGGATGAAGAGTCTTCCGGATTGCAAGGCGATTGCCCAGTTTCTCCCGGTTTGCTCTGGACCAAGACCATTTGCAAGAGTCTTTGAATCACCAAACACCTTGGTGACTGTTTGCGTACCCGGGGCATCAGGACGCTCGCCATGGCCGGACAGGAGCCAAGACAGACGCGAGATCAAGGAAGATCTGTTTATACGGATGGTCCGGAATGTTTTGACTGGTGATGTCCGAAATCCTTCGCAAATTAGGCATCAGAAAATATACCATTGCACAGCAACCACGACAAGGGGGTACTTTGAGTTGCCCAACTATCTCAACGAAGAGAAAGTTGGGCCACTGCTAAACACATTCCCTGATCTGGGGCTTGATGACCTAGAAGGGCACTTTGTCGACGTGAG TCCTAATCGTGACGTGCCGCTTGGCAGCCCCGATTTTGTTCAAAACTTTACCAGCGATCCATTCTTATCCCTCGGGCCGACCGAGCCATCAAACATTGCCCCAGGGCCGCTCATGATTTCCGCCCAGGCTCTTTTTGGTAACCAAACTTGGTTCCACACCCTGGCTCGGGCTTTTGTCAACAGCACGGCGTCCAACAATTCATCGCTCCCGCGACTTGACGCCCTGGAGACGCTTCAGATGGTGTGCTCGGAAAACAACATGCCTCTGGCACGGTTTTCTGCCTTTCCTCCAGCCGAGATGGTCATTTCTGACCGCCGCATGTCCAAGGAATGTCAATCCGTTCTCACTCCCCGGAGCAGGCAAGAGGACAGAATCACAGAGCAACAAGCCGCGACCAAGTTGGAAAACATGATGAACGACTTCCTTTCAGTGTTTGAACGAGGGCCCAACACGACCTTGTGGACTGCCATGGTTCTGGCAAACGAAGCCGTCTTGCAGGCCGCCACCCAGGATAGTACGTTGGCGCGCAAAGTGTTTGTCGATTTGGGCCAGGTGATGACGAACAAGCCCGTCCTAACCCAAGGCGCAGTTGTTGGTGTGAGCCTTCTCGTTGCGTTCCAGGTATTGGGGCTGGTAGTTTTGGGAGTGTATTTGATGATTGGGAGCTTTGAACCAGCCTGGTTCATAAAGAGATTTGCGGGCgatggggagacgggggcTGGTAGCAAAGGGGTAACGAACGAGTATGATGAGGAACCCCTGAGGGACCTGAGCACGCCAGCGGGTAGTGAGAGACGGTAG
- a CDS encoding hypothetical protein (EggNog:ENOG503P91C; COG:S) — protein MKVSTVFSAFAALASLVTAAPAPGVSPVANAARGLEPSPPPLSYEKVTPITDVDEVAAVKREIEARQGVYVTVHIYWGGTSAYISPVNRGACADLVPAWKNVISSFGPDSPLVCWIYDGDWCTGDWYGPIYNPGIADLTTVGWNDRINSFICW, from the exons ATGAAGGTTTCAACTGTCTTTAGCGCCTTTGCCGCTCTGGCAAGCCTTGTTActgccgcccccgccccagGTGTTTCTCCTGTCGCCAATGCCGCACGCGGTCTTGAACCTTCACCGCCCCCTTTGTCGTATGAAAAGGTCACTCCCATCACCGATGTTGATGAAGTTGCCGCTGTCAAGAGGGAGAT TGAGGCTCGCCAGGGTGTCTATGTGACTGTCCACATCTACTGGGGCGGAACCAGCGCATATATCAGCCCAGTCAACCGCGGAGCCTGTGCTGACTTGGTCCCCGCCTGGAAAAACGTCATCTCGTCCTTTGGACCAGACTCACCCCTTGTGTGCTGGATCTACGA TGGCGACTGGTGCACTGGAGATTGGTACGGACCTATCTACAATCCTGGTATTGCAGACTTGACGACTGTTGGGTGGAATGATCGGATCAACTCCTTCATTTGTTGGTAG